The Geobacillus genomosp. 3 genome segment AGTGCGTACAACCCGGAGAAAGGAACGTTTATCGATTTACCGGCCATTCTCATCATTTTGTTCATTACCTTTTTGTTGAACATGGGGGCGAAAAAATCAGCCCGTTTCAATGCGATCGTTGTCTTTATTAAAGTGGCAGTCATCTTGCTTTTCTTGGCAGTTGGCGTTTGGTATGTCAAGCCGGAAAACTGGACGCCGTTTATGCCTTTCGGGTTTGCGGGCGTAGCGGCCGGCGCCGCGACCGTGTTTTTCGCTTACATTGGATTTGATGCGGTGTCGACCGCGGCGGAAGAAGTGCGAAACCCGCAGCGCAATATGCCAATCGGCATCATTGTGTCGCTGCTTGTTTGTACATTATTGTATGTCGCGGTCTCGCTCGTATTGACGGGCATTGTTCCGTACGAGCAGCTGAACGTAAAAAATCCGGTAGCGTTCGCGTTAACCTATATCAATCAAGACTGGGTCGCCGGCTTTATTTCACTTGGAGCGATTGCCGGTATTACGACAGTGTTACTTGTCATGCTTTATGGGCAAACGCGTCTCTTTTATGCCATCAGTCGCGACGGTTTACTGCCGAAAGTGTTCGCCCGCATTAGCCCGACCCGCCAGGTGCCATACGTAAACACGTGGCTAACCGGCACGGTTGTTGCGGTATTCGCGGGCATCATCCCGCTGAACAAACTGGCGGAACTGACAAACATTGGCACACTTTTTGCTTTTATTACCGTATCAGTGGGCGTTTTAGTACTGCGCAAAACACAGCCCAACTTAAAGCGGGCGTTTCGCGTCCCGTTCGTTCCGGTCGTTCCGATTTTAGCGGTTTTGTTCTGCGGCTACTTAGTCCTTCAGCTCCCAGCGACGACATGGATCGGTTTTATTTCGTGGCTGCTTATCGGCTTGGTGATTTACTTTGTTTACGGCCGGAAGCATAGCGCACTCAATCAAACGGCCGAAAGTGAAGAGAAAGTCGGCTGATTGGCCAATGGAAAAAGAAGAGGCTTTCCTGAACGAGGGGTCGGGAAAGCCTCTTTTTGTTCGGTCGACGTTCCTTGCCTGGAATGATTTTTTTCTTGAATGACGGCCATATTTCCCTTACCATGTACGAATAGTGTAAAGAAAAAGCGTCAGTCCGTCTTGTATAAGCGGGGTGAAATCGATGTTTGGTACATTATTAAAAAAGAGAGAGAGGACGCTTGAACAGACGGTTGCGGAAATCCAACAAGGGAATGAAGCGCTGCGCAACGAATTGATTCAACAATATAAGCCGTTTATCGCCAAAACGGCCTCGAGCGTGTGCAAGCGGTTCATTCGCGAAGAGGATGATGAGGCGAGCATCGGGCTGATCGCCTTTAATGAAGCGATTGAAAAGTATGCGCCGCATAAAGGAGGTTCCTTCCTCTCGTTCGCTGAGTTGCTCATTAAACGGCGCCTGATTGACTATATTCGGAAAGAGGCGAGAATACGGGATGCATTATGGCATGTCGAGAACGGGGAGGATCACGAATATACGGCGCAAACATACTTGGACGCCAGACTCTCTGTCGATGAATTTTACAAACAAATCGAACAGGAGCAGCGCCGAGAAGAAATCATCCATTACCAGCAAGTGCTGAAACAATTCGGCATTCATTTTCACGATTTAGTTGAACAGTCGCCAAAACATAAAGACGCCCGCCTAAACGCCATTCGTGTCGCCCAGCTGCTTGTGGAGAAAGAGGAACTGCTCGGCCTGTTGTTCCAAAAAAAGCAGTTGCCCATTAAACAGCTGGAAACGATGGCGTCCGTCAGCCGCAAAACGATTGAGAGAAATAGAAAATACATTATTGCGGTCGCGGTCATTTTGGCGGGCGACTATCTTTACTTAAAGGACTATATAAAAGGGGTGCTTCCATCGTGAAAAAGGGGATTGTGCTGGAATTGGACGAAGAGTTCGTCACCGTGTTGACGCCGGAAGGGGAGTTCCTTCGAGTAAAAAAGGAAGGGGAGTGTGAAATCGGCGAAGAGATTGAGGCGGGCGTAGTAAAAAAACCCTTTCCATTTCATCGCCGTTCGTTTCGATATGCGGTGGTGAGCGCTTTGGTAGCCGCCGTGCTGCTTATTACCACCTGGGTTCAATGGCCTTCCGACGCGGTGTATGCTTATATGTCGATCGACATTAATCCGAGCATTGAAGCGGGAGTCGATGATGAGCTCCATGTGTTGACGTTAAAGGCGTATAATGAGGAAGGAAAAAACGTGCTTGCGGCGCTTCCTTCATGGAAAAATGAAACGTTTTCTGCTGTGGCGAAACAGATTATTGCATTGAGCGAACAAAAGGGATATTTAAATGAGGGCGGGGAAGTGCTCATTACGACGGTAGAGAAAGAGCACGACGCCTCCTCGGCGCGGAAGTTGTCCGCTGAGCTCGCTGAAATTCGGCGGTCGGTAGCGGATGATCGGATCGTGATTACGACGGCGAACAGCACGATGGAAGTGCGCAGCCGGGCAGCCGAACGGGGAATGACAACCGGCAAACTATTGCAAATCGAGAAAAAAGCAAAGCCGGCTTCATCGACATCTGTCAAACCGAACAAAGGGAAAGGCCAAGGCGGAAGGGAAGAAAAGAAAACATCGTCACCGAAAGGGCAAAAACGGGAGCAGCCGCAATCGAAACAAAAGCATGACGAGCAGAAATCAAAGCAACAGAAAAAAGAAAAACAGCCGCCGCACGAGCGGAAAAACTCCGGTTCAAATAAAGAAAATTCTCCTTCGGATAAGGAAATTTCTCCGAAAGGGAAAAACCATGGAAACGCCCGACCATCGCGGCCGGGCGGTCATTATGTGGAGAAAAAAGAGGCGGGCGGACGGCCGGATGGCAGTGGCCAAAAAGAGCGGCACGAGCCCACCCGCCCCGACCGTCAGCCGGAAGCAATGGATTCCAAAACGAAAAAAGCCGAGTGATTGCGCTCGGCTTTATTCTGTTCTTCGGCCTGCCAACTCGCTTTGCGCCTGGGCGACGAGCCGTTTCGTAATTTCCCCGCCGACGGAGCCGTTGGCGCGTGAAACAGTGCCAGCTCCGAGCTGTACACCAAACTCTTGGGCGATTTCATATTTAATTTGTTCTAACGCTTGTTCAATGCCTGGAACGAGCAGTTTGTTGCTTCCACGTGCCATCTGATTTGCCTCCTTTTAATGTTTTAGTCTGGCACCATTAGTATGTGCGAGCAAGCAGGGGTGGATAGGTGGGAATTAAAGGGAGGAATTATTGTCAAAAAAAGATTGCAAACGTTTTCGGTCTATGGTTTAATGGAGTCAACGACAGGATTCGAAACGTTTTGGAGGAATGGCAGTGACAACGATTAAAGATATTGCCAAAGCGGCAGGGGTTTCGATTACTACGGTTTCACGTGCGTTAAACGGCTATTCCGACGTCAATGAAAACACAAGGCAAAAGATCATTGATATTGCCAAGCAACTAAACTACAGCCCGAATACGCTCGCGCGTGGACTTGTCATGAATAAATCGAAAACGATCGGATTGCTCGTTTCCGGATTGACAAAGGAAAGTGCCAAGGACAATTTTACGTTTGAGGTGCTAGCCGGCGTCAACGAATATGTAAGTGAAGTCGACTATGATATGGTGTTGTTCAGTACGACGTCGACGAAACAGCGGGAAAAAACGTACACCCAACTGTGCCGGGAGCGCCGTGTTGATGGAGCAATTTTGCAAGGGATCCGCACCGATGACCCGTACTTGCATGAAGTCGTGGAGAGCAACATTCCGTGTGTTCTGATCGATATTCCGATCGAGTCGAAGACGGTTGGCTATGTAACGACAGACAATGTGCTTGGGGCGAAAAACGCGGTGCGCCATTTAATTGAACTCGGGCATAAACGAATTGCCATGATTAACGGTTATGAGTACGCCTTTGTGAGCGAGCAGCGGCTGAAAGGATTTAAGGAGGCGCTTCTTGAGGGGGGGCTGCCAGTACGGGAATATTGGATTGCAAATGGGGCGTTTCGTGAAGAAATTGCCGAGCAGGAAGCGTTGCGGTTGCTTCAGCACTACCCAGAAATCACAGCGTTTTTTTGTGCCAGCGATTTAATGGCGCTCGGCGTTATTAAGGCCGTAAAACGGCTTGGAAAGCGGGTGCCGGAGGATGTCGCGGTCATCGGTTATGACGACATTATTTTAGCCTCATACTCCTCGCCTTCGCTATCAACAGTCGCACAGGATAAGTTCGCTATGGGGTATGAAGCTGCTAAGTTGCTGATTGCCATGTTGGAAGGAAAGGCGGATTCGCACGTGAAAGTTTTGCAAACAGAGCTGAAGATCCGGGCATCGACGGCCAAGGGGGAGAAGTAGCCGCTGCGTTATTTGCGAAGGTCACAAGGGATATATTTTTTTTAAGGAAAAACGGAAACGTTTCGGGATAGAAAAGAAAGTATATTCGGTAATCAAAACGTTTTCTTAATCGTTTTCTTTTTGTTTTAATCCCAAAACGTTTTGGTATTGTGTATAAAATTGGAAAACATCAAGAGGAGGAAGTAACATGGATTACCGTGTGATCAAGGAAAACGACTTATTTTTGCTGACAGACGGTGAGGGGAATATCCCGGAGCACCATCCATAC includes the following:
- a CDS encoding amino acid permease; the encoded protein is MNLFRKKPIQALLNESGAKGASLRKELGAFDLTMLGIGAIIGTGIFVLTGVAAAEHAGPALVLSFILSALACAFAALCYAEFASTVPVSGSAYTYSYATFGELFAWILGWDLILEYGVASSAVAAGWSGYFQGLLAGFGIELPKALTSAYNPEKGTFIDLPAILIILFITFLLNMGAKKSARFNAIVVFIKVAVILLFLAVGVWYVKPENWTPFMPFGFAGVAAGAATVFFAYIGFDAVSTAAEEVRNPQRNMPIGIIVSLLVCTLLYVAVSLVLTGIVPYEQLNVKNPVAFALTYINQDWVAGFISLGAIAGITTVLLVMLYGQTRLFYAISRDGLLPKVFARISPTRQVPYVNTWLTGTVVAVFAGIIPLNKLAELTNIGTLFAFITVSVGVLVLRKTQPNLKRAFRVPFVPVVPILAVLFCGYLVLQLPATTWIGFISWLLIGLVIYFVYGRKHSALNQTAESEEKVG
- the sigI gene encoding RNA polymerase sigma factor SigI — its product is MKSMFGTLLKKRERTLEQTVAEIQQGNEALRNELIQQYKPFIAKTASSVCKRFIREEDDEASIGLIAFNEAIEKYAPHKGGSFLSFAELLIKRRLIDYIRKEARIRDALWHVENGEDHEYTAQTYLDARLSVDEFYKQIEQEQRREEIIHYQQVLKQFGIHFHDLVEQSPKHKDARLNAIRVAQLLVEKEELLGLLFQKKQLPIKQLETMASVSRKTIERNRKYIIAVAVILAGDYLYLKDYIKGVLPS
- a CDS encoding anti-sigma factor domain-containing protein; protein product: MKKGIVLELDEEFVTVLTPEGEFLRVKKEGECEIGEEIEAGVVKKPFPFHRRSFRYAVVSALVAAVLLITTWVQWPSDAVYAYMSIDINPSIEAGVDDELHVLTLKAYNEEGKNVLAALPSWKNETFSAVAKQIIALSEQKGYLNEGGEVLITTVEKEHDASSARKLSAELAEIRRSVADDRIVITTANSTMEVRSRAAERGMTTGKLLQIEKKAKPASSTSVKPNKGKGQGGREEKKTSSPKGQKREQPQSKQKHDEQKSKQQKKEKQPPHERKNSGSNKENSPSDKEISPKGKNHGNARPSRPGGHYVEKKEAGGRPDGSGQKERHEPTRPDRQPEAMDSKTKKAE
- a CDS encoding alpha/beta-type small acid-soluble spore protein; translated protein: MARGSNKLLVPGIEQALEQIKYEIAQEFGVQLGAGTVSRANGSVGGEITKRLVAQAQSELAGRRTE
- a CDS encoding LacI family DNA-binding transcriptional regulator codes for the protein MTTIKDIAKAAGVSITTVSRALNGYSDVNENTRQKIIDIAKQLNYSPNTLARGLVMNKSKTIGLLVSGLTKESAKDNFTFEVLAGVNEYVSEVDYDMVLFSTTSTKQREKTYTQLCRERRVDGAILQGIRTDDPYLHEVVESNIPCVLIDIPIESKTVGYVTTDNVLGAKNAVRHLIELGHKRIAMINGYEYAFVSEQRLKGFKEALLEGGLPVREYWIANGAFREEIAEQEALRLLQHYPEITAFFCASDLMALGVIKAVKRLGKRVPEDVAVIGYDDIILASYSSPSLSTVAQDKFAMGYEAAKLLIAMLEGKADSHVKVLQTELKIRASTAKGEK